A portion of the Bifidobacterium bifidum ATCC 29521 = JCM 1255 = DSM 20456 genome contains these proteins:
- a CDS encoding tyrosine-type recombinase/integrase produces MAGKTKNRRTGGSGSVFQDSKGRWHFRKDMGTDPATGRRRPPIEATGMVKSEARARFQAKIAEWERDGRLPSKDGPKTADYFERWMEEHRAAINPTTWRNESSWMRTMNAIIGDIRLNRLTANDINGMCRRLRRTRKSKTVNTYLAVLGAMLRTAKRDGLIADDPMENVGRMPEDRYERPILDVADPAKVIEAALAEPDPAVAVFDSPDEREKWALMFELAFTTGMRPGERYGLMPYQLELHHGIPVINVCQQAKPIPAGATIPDWMEAEHLDGAIWLTKPKTAKGVRTVPIPQGLWDRLWAHIVKWGVPSHGLVFTNLYGHPIRRDNEEKRWRRALKMAGLPYVDIYSARHWLATELAAAGASDEERTAIMGHTDIHTTSVYTHWRERRLAETLDAALPDLRDGQ; encoded by the coding sequence ATGGCGGGCAAGACGAAAAACAGAAGGACCGGAGGATCCGGAAGCGTGTTCCAGGACTCCAAAGGACGATGGCACTTCCGCAAGGACATGGGAACCGACCCGGCGACCGGACGCAGACGCCCGCCGATCGAAGCCACGGGCATGGTGAAAAGCGAGGCACGCGCCCGCTTCCAGGCGAAGATAGCGGAATGGGAACGGGACGGAAGACTCCCCAGCAAGGACGGCCCCAAGACCGCTGACTACTTCGAACGGTGGATGGAGGAGCACCGGGCGGCCATCAATCCCACCACATGGCGCAACGAATCCAGCTGGATGCGCACCATGAACGCGATCATCGGCGACATACGCCTCAACCGGCTCACCGCCAACGACATCAACGGAATGTGCAGGAGACTGCGCCGCACACGCAAAAGCAAGACCGTCAACACCTATCTCGCAGTCCTCGGCGCCATGCTCCGAACCGCGAAACGGGACGGACTCATCGCCGACGACCCGATGGAAAACGTCGGACGAATGCCGGAGGACCGGTACGAACGCCCCATCCTCGACGTCGCCGACCCAGCGAAGGTCATCGAGGCCGCGCTCGCCGAGCCCGATCCGGCGGTCGCCGTGTTCGACAGCCCGGACGAGCGTGAGAAGTGGGCACTCATGTTCGAACTCGCCTTCACCACGGGCATGCGGCCGGGGGAGAGGTATGGCCTGATGCCCTACCAGCTGGAACTGCATCATGGGATTCCCGTCATCAACGTGTGCCAGCAGGCCAAGCCGATACCAGCCGGCGCCACGATCCCGGATTGGATGGAAGCCGAGCATCTGGATGGGGCGATCTGGCTGACCAAACCGAAGACCGCCAAAGGCGTGCGGACGGTTCCCATTCCGCAGGGGCTTTGGGACCGGCTTTGGGCGCATATCGTCAAATGGGGCGTGCCGTCCCATGGACTGGTGTTCACCAATCTTTACGGCCATCCCATCAGGCGGGACAACGAGGAGAAGCGTTGGCGCCGCGCCCTGAAGATGGCGGGACTGCCGTACGTCGACATCTACAGCGCGCGGCACTGGCTCGCCACCGAACTCGCCGCCGCCGGCGCGAGCGACGAGGAGCGCACCGCCATCATGGGCCACACCGACATCCACACCACCAGCGTGTACACGCATTGGAGGGAACGGCGGCTCGCCGAAACGCTCGACGCCGCCCTGCCAGACCTCCGCGACGGCCAGTGA
- a CDS encoding helicase HerA domain-containing protein, translating to MKQGEKELGVVVSVDSDEAVVGMYNVTNGASYFIDGEEINGIKVGAYAILKQGRNRIVVTVLSEKVRDQLNTINSKEFDNRFHAQSIQRIVRVKSQGVIKEGQFSVTSSTVPMVGNVLVSASSEDIAAIFSRGVDEEKSVTIGRSLMENQPIRIPINDFFASHIGIFGNTGSGKSNTLHKLYLELFSSPYGNAALGKAFLRLLILTVSMEAEKYLESIK from the coding sequence GTGAAGCAGGGTGAAAAGGAGCTCGGTGTTGTTGTATCAGTTGACTCCGACGAAGCAGTAGTAGGTATGTACAATGTGACCAATGGTGCTTCGTATTTCATAGATGGGGAAGAGATTAATGGTATAAAAGTCGGTGCTTATGCGATTCTTAAACAGGGTCGGAATCGTATTGTAGTAACGGTTTTATCGGAAAAAGTACGTGACCAGTTAAACACCATTAATTCAAAGGAGTTCGACAACCGTTTTCATGCTCAATCGATTCAGAGAATAGTAAGAGTCAAATCTCAGGGTGTAATAAAGGAAGGACAGTTTTCTGTAACGAGTTCTACTGTTCCTATGGTAGGTAATGTCCTTGTTTCTGCATCTTCTGAAGATATCGCAGCTATTTTTTCGCGTGGTGTTGATGAGGAGAAGTCCGTAACTATTGGTCGTTCGCTCATGGAAAATCAGCCGATTAGAATTCCGATTAACGATTTTTTTGCTTCACATATCGGTATTTTCGGCAATACGGGAAGCGGTAAATCAAATACTTTGCACAAACTTTATCTTGAACTATTCAGTTCTCCGTATGGTAATGCTGCTTTAGGAAAAGCATTTTTGCGGTTATTGATTTTAACGGTGAGTATGGAAGCGGAAAAGTATTTGGAAAGCATCAAGTAA
- a CDS encoding ATP-binding protein, which yields MIDENIFFNANVLKILAKATENTQSPFLSRTLKQWEEHEKNICSDMQIGLLKKCLQRRDIALVEEWRSVARDVLQENSDDKIDCMNVLETVSLFKGDSLSYLTNAGTGFINQGRSLDEVSSLKKNDNSGKYVSCIPSSDLKLEAIGQELEEKGKSLDLFDSFLVFIKFQKIYDAMYKGMQLEWLKPVVGRLERLFSSVKKYAEIIKNATECYTKGISVFNLKNVDTECKETFALLLSKMLYENKKNDSNCASVHLIIDEAHNILNSFKSTHSDVWEDYRLTTFETMIKEGRKYGFFLTIASQRPADISPTIMSQIHNYIIHKLVNDKDLQMLENTMPTLDAFSKSRIPTLGKGEAVLTGRAFGMPSLIKVDYEEYSRPDSDDVDLIAAWSENPEASK from the coding sequence TTGATTGACGAAAATATTTTCTTTAATGCTAACGTATTAAAAATACTTGCTAAAGCTACCGAAAATACACAATCTCCATTTCTGTCTAGAACTTTAAAACAATGGGAGGAGCATGAGAAGAATATATGCTCTGATATGCAAATAGGACTTTTAAAAAAATGTTTGCAGCGTCGTGATATCGCGCTCGTGGAGGAGTGGCGTAGCGTAGCAAGAGACGTGCTTCAAGAAAATTCCGACGATAAAATTGATTGCATGAATGTACTTGAGACAGTTTCCTTATTCAAAGGAGATAGCTTGTCTTATTTAACTAATGCTGGGACTGGATTTATTAATCAAGGGCGTTCTTTAGATGAGGTATCTTCTCTTAAGAAAAACGATAACTCTGGAAAGTATGTGTCATGTATTCCGTCTAGTGATTTGAAACTTGAAGCTATAGGACAAGAATTAGAAGAAAAAGGTAAATCTCTTGATTTATTTGATTCTTTTTTGGTTTTTATAAAATTTCAAAAAATATATGATGCAATGTATAAGGGAATGCAGCTTGAATGGTTAAAGCCCGTAGTGGGAAGGTTAGAGAGGCTTTTCTCTTCTGTTAAGAAATACGCTGAGATAATAAAAAACGCCACTGAATGTTATACAAAAGGAATAAGCGTCTTTAATCTAAAAAATGTTGATACAGAGTGTAAAGAGACTTTTGCTCTGTTGCTTTCAAAAATGCTTTATGAAAATAAGAAAAATGATTCGAATTGTGCTTCCGTTCATCTGATAATTGATGAGGCTCATAATATTCTCAATTCTTTCAAATCAACTCACTCTGATGTGTGGGAAGACTATCGTCTAACTACTTTTGAGACAATGATCAAAGAGGGACGAAAATACGGCTTTTTCCTTACAATTGCATCTCAACGTCCTGCAGATATTTCTCCGACAATTATGTCTCAGATTCACAACTACATCATTCATAAATTAGTGAACGACAAGGATTTGCAGATGCTGGAAAATACGATGCCAACTTTGGATGCTTTCTCTAAATCACGAATTCCCACTTTAGGAAAGGGTGAGGCCGTATTGACTGGACGTGCATTTGGAATGCCATCGTTGATTAAAGTTGATTATGAGGAGTATTCGCGTCCTGATTCTGATGATGTCGATTTGATCGCAGCGTGGAGTGAGAATCCTGAAGCGTCTAAGTGA
- a CDS encoding SixA phosphatase family protein yields the protein MGVNLSKVEKKAKNYSHVLLVMRHAKAEPFNDKGDHDREITDKGEKQAKIVAKGLVGMKLLPDRVACSGAVRARQTLERMLKVFGDHPKVEYRQTLYDGGMQSVFDELANAKDKTRVLMVLGHEPTVSVSCQWLASSDSDMVKLDLLNLGMSTASVVVFGSDQPFSRWQVHDAELLAVLSPKDFD from the coding sequence ATGGGCGTGAATCTCAGCAAGGTCGAGAAAAAGGCGAAGAACTATTCCCACGTGCTGCTGGTCATGCGGCACGCGAAGGCGGAACCGTTCAACGACAAGGGCGACCATGACCGCGAGATAACCGACAAGGGCGAGAAGCAGGCGAAGATCGTCGCCAAGGGGCTCGTCGGCATGAAACTGCTGCCCGACCGCGTCGCGTGCTCCGGCGCGGTCCGCGCCCGGCAGACGCTGGAGAGAATGCTCAAGGTGTTCGGCGACCATCCCAAGGTCGAATACCGCCAGACCCTGTACGACGGCGGCATGCAGTCCGTATTCGACGAGCTCGCCAACGCCAAGGACAAGACCCGGGTCCTGATGGTCCTCGGCCATGAGCCGACCGTTTCGGTGAGCTGCCAGTGGCTCGCCTCCTCGGATTCGGACATGGTCAAGCTGGATCTGCTCAACCTGGGCATGTCCACCGCCTCCGTGGTGGTGTTCGGCTCCGATCAGCCGTTCAGCCGCTGGCAGGTACACGACGCCGAGCTGCTCGCCGTGCTCAGTCCCAAGGACTTCGACTAG
- a CDS encoding GmrSD restriction endonuclease domain-containing protein: protein MDAGKKILLDLLTGSLRFVVPVYQRRYSWGETQCWQLWADIVTAGRHPDRTHFTGSIVWMQEGGIGPDGVSRCLLIDGQQRLTSVTLLLIALAEYAHEHPGNLRFSTDMIIDRGYLVDKYATGEGRCKLTLSGDDRDVLRGMCDHVLALDRPNHGNQAGTTSRLEANLDLFRSLVAAIDDVNTVWNGLQRLEVVSVTLDQGRDEPQLVFESMNSTGLDLETSDLVRNYMLMGCPIAEQNALYADYWLPMERVLGSLSFDAFLHDWMVVTLKRPVSKNRYMYSEFKRFAADSSLPRMERTRGLLENMLEYAGYYAAIKGIASAGSGDANVDRRLASIQTLDSTVTDPMLLYMFAAWKHERITRDGLLRMLADLESYLFRRMVCSVSSNGLNKLVPSLIAKLESVEDDPAETFAALLLTETAKATRMPTDKEFRQALLGENLYRPASRCKYLLAGLENHNHPKDPRSFDEYTVEHIMPQNAMAHAEWRDMLSDPGRFPLLVNSLGNLTLTAYNSELSDGTFEQKKNRAIGGYSSEYLSISAELHDATQWDEQAIARRGARLADLALQVWTSPTAGEQAMQTLRSRNLSQGEREQNAVDFADLCKRGILTAGDMLESRYAGVTATATVTEDHRIRLSNGEIFDSPSGAFRRARMLETGENKQINNGWTVWKVADGRTLDELRQVSNNISLRRSFWNGLYRYAATRPDFVAVYGDPSGRKTNSDTWISFGVGSGFCHPDGALNIRDGYITVDLYFIDTFQYTKLYGMKDSVERMLSALGEATWDEPEADKKNRHLLVRHDVDFSGGMTEAYQWMTDGLLAMRSVYDLLV from the coding sequence ATGGACGCTGGCAAGAAAATCCTGCTGGACCTATTGACCGGTTCGCTTCGGTTCGTGGTTCCGGTGTATCAGCGCAGATACTCATGGGGCGAGACGCAGTGCTGGCAATTGTGGGCTGACATCGTAACGGCCGGCCGGCATCCTGACAGAACCCATTTCACCGGGTCGATCGTATGGATGCAGGAGGGCGGCATCGGCCCGGACGGCGTCAGCCGTTGTCTGCTCATCGACGGTCAGCAGCGGCTCACCTCGGTGACCCTGCTGCTCATCGCCTTGGCAGAATACGCCCACGAACACCCGGGGAACCTGCGCTTCTCCACAGACATGATCATCGACCGCGGTTATCTTGTCGACAAGTATGCGACTGGCGAAGGCCGCTGCAAGCTGACGCTTTCCGGCGACGACCGGGACGTGCTGCGCGGCATGTGCGACCATGTGCTTGCCCTTGACCGGCCGAATCATGGGAACCAGGCCGGAACAACGTCCCGGCTGGAAGCGAACCTCGATCTGTTCCGTTCCCTGGTCGCCGCAATCGATGACGTGAACACGGTGTGGAACGGACTGCAACGCCTTGAAGTCGTGTCCGTCACCCTGGACCAGGGACGCGACGAACCGCAACTGGTATTCGAGTCGATGAATTCCACCGGGCTTGATCTGGAGACTTCCGACCTGGTACGCAACTACATGCTCATGGGATGCCCCATAGCCGAGCAGAACGCCCTGTACGCCGACTACTGGCTGCCCATGGAGCGTGTGCTCGGCAGTCTCTCATTCGACGCGTTCCTGCATGACTGGATGGTCGTCACGTTGAAGAGGCCCGTGTCCAAGAACCGATACATGTACTCGGAATTCAAACGTTTCGCAGCCGACAGCTCCCTGCCGCGCATGGAACGCACACGCGGGCTTCTGGAGAACATGCTGGAATATGCCGGGTATTATGCCGCCATCAAAGGCATCGCGTCTGCCGGCAGCGGCGACGCGAACGTGGACCGCCGTCTCGCCTCGATCCAAACCCTGGACAGCACTGTTACGGATCCGATGCTCCTGTACATGTTCGCGGCATGGAAGCATGAACGCATAACCCGGGACGGGCTGCTGCGCATGCTCGCGGATCTCGAATCGTATCTGTTCCGCCGAATGGTCTGCTCGGTATCCAGCAACGGACTGAACAAGCTCGTCCCGTCGTTGATCGCCAAGCTCGAATCAGTGGAAGACGATCCGGCCGAAACCTTCGCCGCGCTGCTCCTCACCGAAACCGCCAAAGCCACGCGCATGCCCACGGATAAGGAATTCAGGCAGGCACTGCTCGGCGAGAATCTGTACCGCCCGGCCTCGCGCTGCAAATATCTGCTCGCCGGATTGGAAAACCACAACCATCCCAAGGACCCGCGGTCCTTCGACGAATACACCGTCGAACACATCATGCCACAGAACGCCATGGCGCATGCCGAATGGCGCGATATGCTCTCCGACCCCGGCCGATTCCCGCTGCTGGTGAACAGTCTGGGCAATCTGACATTGACCGCATACAACTCGGAACTTTCCGACGGAACATTCGAACAGAAGAAGAACCGTGCGATCGGCGGGTATAGTAGCGAATACCTGTCCATTTCCGCCGAACTGCACGACGCCACGCAATGGGATGAACAGGCGATCGCGCGGCGCGGCGCGCGACTTGCCGATCTTGCATTGCAGGTGTGGACAAGCCCCACAGCGGGGGAACAGGCTATGCAGACTCTCCGCAGCAGGAACTTGAGCCAAGGAGAGCGCGAACAGAATGCCGTCGATTTCGCCGACTTATGCAAGAGAGGGATCCTTACAGCCGGTGACATGTTGGAAAGTCGGTATGCCGGCGTAACCGCCACGGCAACCGTAACCGAAGACCATCGCATTCGCCTGTCCAACGGCGAGATATTCGATAGCCCATCCGGCGCGTTCCGCCGCGCCAGAATGCTCGAAACCGGCGAGAACAAGCAGATCAACAACGGTTGGACAGTGTGGAAAGTCGCGGACGGCAGAACCTTGGACGAACTGCGGCAAGTCAGCAACAATATCTCACTGCGGCGCAGCTTCTGGAATGGCCTGTATAGATATGCTGCAACGCGGCCCGACTTTGTTGCTGTATACGGCGACCCATCCGGTCGCAAGACGAACAGCGACACATGGATCAGCTTCGGCGTAGGCTCGGGGTTCTGCCACCCGGATGGAGCGTTGAATATTCGAGACGGCTACATTACGGTCGACCTGTATTTCATCGACACGTTCCAGTACACGAAACTTTACGGCATGAAGGATTCCGTTGAACGGATGCTGTCTGCTTTGGGCGAGGCGACTTGGGACGAGCCGGAAGCCGACAAGAAGAACCGCCACCTTTTGGTACGGCATGATGTGGATTTCTCCGGCGGTATGACGGAAGCCTACCAATGGATGACGGACGGGTTGCTCGCCATGCGCAGCGTGTACGATCTGCTTGTCTGA
- a CDS encoding SIR2 family protein, translated as MPVSEKEIIERLPDWIAEKKTSFLFGSGTSAPGMPLMNMFPGKKDGSTDVDGLMYEIIKRNKFLIGAKMKINVSEEESKAILGTLGAYKKFIEILLDMLGNVNARERHKNINIFTTNYDLFIEKAVDDIYESGSTAPFIFNDGARGYFNRLLDNSNFDTTTAYKGRFDNYINELPSINLAKIHGSVNWKKQSEDMIRVCNYVVRDKPEKRETVKPDGNEPKATTLKKHYYEMLRFFEYEMSESAENIGNGSLLIVHGFSFGDKHIVHALKRALENRELLVIIVAYTDNDVEVIKRNLKDLAERKNLRFLCPKDFSFHGEEFSRLDLNNFNKIIAGKLKCA; from the coding sequence ATGCCAGTGTCGGAAAAAGAGATTATAGAGCGTTTGCCCGATTGGATCGCCGAAAAGAAGACGAGTTTTCTCTTCGGTTCAGGGACCTCCGCGCCGGGAATGCCTTTGATGAACATGTTTCCAGGCAAAAAAGATGGTTCCACGGACGTAGATGGTCTAATGTATGAGATAATCAAGAGAAATAAATTTCTAATTGGTGCTAAAATGAAAATAAATGTCTCTGAAGAAGAATCTAAGGCTATTCTTGGTACATTAGGTGCATATAAAAAGTTTATCGAAATTCTTCTTGACATGCTTGGTAATGTTAATGCCAGAGAGCGTCATAAAAATATCAATATTTTTACGACTAATTATGATTTGTTTATTGAAAAAGCAGTTGATGATATTTATGAGAGTGGATCAACTGCCCCTTTTATATTCAATGATGGTGCTCGCGGTTATTTCAATAGGTTGTTGGATAATTCGAATTTTGATACTACGACTGCTTATAAAGGGAGATTTGATAATTATATAAATGAACTGCCATCCATAAATCTTGCAAAGATTCATGGATCGGTGAACTGGAAGAAGCAATCCGAAGATATGATTCGGGTTTGTAATTACGTTGTTAGAGATAAGCCTGAGAAAAGGGAGACGGTTAAACCCGATGGGAACGAGCCAAAGGCTACAACTTTAAAGAAACACTATTACGAAATGCTGCGTTTCTTTGAATATGAAATGTCGGAAAGCGCGGAGAACATTGGCAATGGTTCACTGCTTATAGTGCATGGTTTCTCATTCGGTGATAAGCATATTGTTCATGCCTTGAAGAGAGCGCTGGAAAATCGTGAGCTACTTGTTATCATTGTGGCTTATACAGACAATGATGTCGAAGTAATTAAAAGAAATCTCAAAGATTTGGCTGAGAGAAAGAATCTGCGTTTTCTGTGCCCAAAAGACTTTTCTTTCCATGGAGAGGAATTTAGTCGATTGGACCTTAATAACTTTAATAAAATTATTGCCGGAAAATTGAAGTGTGCCTAA
- a CDS encoding ImmA/IrrE family metallo-endopeptidase: protein MSKITIDNLSTPAAAATETLLKTVAPNGYLNLPVDPSRVAELLGIQPQKLMLDPNVDGLLVKDKSGEPFKAVSDAYASPQRQRFTTAHEIGHWVHKYQNTPDDAVLGRVESRDDTLSKGIDPEEIWANRFAAALLMPAAIVRRHWGEGRTRDELAEMFGVSRRSMDVRIATLGLQ from the coding sequence ATGTCGAAGATTACCATCGATAATCTGTCCACGCCGGCTGCAGCGGCGACGGAGACGCTACTGAAGACAGTCGCGCCTAACGGTTACCTCAACCTTCCCGTGGATCCGTCACGCGTGGCAGAGCTACTGGGCATCCAGCCGCAGAAGCTCATGCTGGATCCAAACGTTGACGGCCTGCTCGTCAAAGACAAGTCCGGCGAGCCGTTCAAGGCGGTCTCCGATGCGTATGCTTCGCCGCAGCGTCAGCGGTTCACCACAGCCCATGAGATAGGTCACTGGGTCCATAAATACCAGAACACGCCGGACGATGCCGTGCTCGGAAGGGTGGAGAGCCGCGACGACACTTTGTCCAAGGGAATCGATCCCGAGGAGATCTGGGCGAATCGTTTTGCCGCCGCGCTCCTGATGCCTGCCGCGATAGTCAGACGCCATTGGGGTGAAGGGCGCACCCGCGACGAGCTGGCCGAGATGTTCGGTGTCTCCCGACGATCCATGGACGTGAGAATAGCCACCCTGGGGTTGCAATGA
- a CDS encoding alpha/beta hydrolase: protein MPNITPSEDRTVETVHVPNNPTLTGLARLTRNVAYRTGADDLVMDIIAPQSTGDDDDRRYPTVVFVQGSAWTTPDRDYEIPQLSELAREGFVVATVNHRNASRDASAVFPAYLKDVKAAIRYLRANARQWHIDPERLGIWGTSSGGNTSLLVGLTADDPRYEDGSYATESDAVSFVVSCFPPTDMMEAIDAFGNEDDPFRLYYFGPFAAVVGATHETGLCDDVRRRAADMSPYLQVRDGVAYPPTMLLHGTADTVVPYRQSVKMHKRLLEHGVDSRLVLVDGAEHEHDFWSPQVFDMIFDFIRERC, encoded by the coding sequence ATGCCGAATATCACGCCGTCAGAAGACCGAACCGTCGAAACCGTCCACGTACCGAATAATCCCACGCTCACCGGCCTGGCCCGGCTCACCCGCAACGTGGCGTATCGCACCGGGGCCGATGATCTGGTGATGGACATCATCGCGCCGCAATCCACCGGCGATGATGATGACCGCCGCTACCCCACCGTGGTGTTCGTGCAGGGTAGCGCGTGGACCACACCGGACCGTGATTACGAGATCCCGCAGCTATCCGAACTGGCGCGAGAGGGATTCGTGGTGGCGACGGTGAACCATCGCAACGCCTCGCGTGACGCCAGTGCCGTGTTCCCTGCCTATCTGAAGGATGTCAAGGCGGCGATCCGGTACCTGCGGGCGAACGCGCGGCAGTGGCACATCGACCCTGAGCGGCTGGGCATCTGGGGCACGTCGTCCGGCGGCAACACGTCTCTGCTGGTGGGGCTCACTGCCGACGACCCGCGGTATGAAGACGGCAGTTATGCCACCGAAAGCGACGCGGTGAGCTTCGTGGTCAGCTGCTTCCCGCCCACCGACATGATGGAGGCGATCGACGCGTTCGGCAACGAAGATGACCCGTTCCGGCTGTACTATTTCGGCCCGTTCGCCGCAGTGGTCGGGGCGACCCATGAAACCGGATTGTGCGACGACGTGCGCCGCCGGGCGGCCGACATGAGCCCGTACCTGCAGGTGCGTGACGGGGTGGCCTACCCGCCGACGATGCTGCTGCACGGCACCGCCGACACCGTGGTCCCCTACCGGCAGTCGGTCAAGATGCACAAGAGGCTTCTTGAACACGGCGTGGACTCGCGGCTGGTGCTGGTCGACGGCGCAGAACACGAGCACGACTTCTGGAGCCCGCAGGTGTTCGATATGATCTTCGATTTCATTCGGGAGCGGTGCTGA
- a CDS encoding EamA family transporter, with the protein MVAGMTSVRAVEQTRMGIAALLVSNIGWGVLPLYWHALSGMNAISVLAYRLIATLVVMIALLMAFRRYRAYHRAIAAL; encoded by the coding sequence ATGGTGGCGGGTATGACTTCGGTTCGTGCTGTCGAGCAGACGCGGATGGGGATTGCCGCGCTGCTCGTTTCCAATATCGGCTGGGGCGTGCTGCCGCTGTACTGGCACGCGCTGTCCGGCATGAACGCCATCAGCGTGCTGGCGTATCGGCTGATCGCCACGCTGGTGGTCATGATTGCGCTGCTGATGGCGTTCCGCCGCTATCGCGCATATCATCGCGCGATCGCCGCGCTTTGA
- a CDS encoding tRNA (adenine-N1)-methyltransferase, which produces MNPRRGPIVAGEKIQFTDRKGKKITDQLTAGGVTQTEHGIILHDDVIGRTEGVVVTTVTAKREAQVNADHPERDRNKPWKATRAIGGWQYAVMRPRLADYVLSMPRGAQIMYPKDIAQVIQLGDIRSGLNVLESGAGSGAMSVNLLDAVGESGRLTTIELRPEFARVADANATLYYGERPQWWDLKTGDFDSVAAGLPEHSFDRIVLDMLDPWNRLEQAYRVIAPGGVLIAYITTTTQMSRLVEALREAGHWTDPAIQETLERTWKAQGLAVRPDHAMIGHTGFLVVSRAMAEGFAALRKRDRATKDTTTDIDSLTPEQREAQLDDLELRDISDHKLRKVLRDLDLQTSRLSQDDQACKQGEATAI; this is translated from the coding sequence ATGAACCCGAGACGCGGGCCGATCGTCGCAGGCGAGAAGATCCAATTCACCGACCGCAAGGGCAAGAAGATCACCGACCAGCTGACCGCCGGTGGCGTCACCCAGACCGAGCACGGGATCATTCTGCACGACGACGTGATAGGCCGCACCGAGGGCGTGGTCGTCACCACCGTCACCGCCAAGCGCGAGGCTCAGGTCAATGCGGACCATCCCGAACGCGACCGGAACAAGCCGTGGAAGGCGACCCGTGCGATCGGCGGCTGGCAGTATGCGGTCATGCGCCCCCGTCTCGCCGACTACGTGCTCTCCATGCCGCGCGGCGCCCAGATCATGTACCCGAAGGACATCGCGCAGGTCATCCAGCTCGGCGACATCCGAAGCGGCCTCAACGTGCTCGAATCTGGTGCCGGATCGGGCGCGATGAGCGTCAACCTGCTGGATGCGGTGGGGGAGTCCGGCCGCCTGACCACCATCGAGCTGCGACCCGAATTCGCCCGTGTGGCCGACGCGAACGCCACGCTGTATTACGGCGAACGCCCGCAGTGGTGGGACCTCAAGACCGGCGACTTCGACTCGGTCGCGGCCGGCCTGCCGGAGCACTCCTTCGACCGCATCGTGCTCGACATGCTCGACCCGTGGAACAGGCTCGAACAGGCGTACCGGGTCATCGCGCCCGGCGGCGTCCTCATCGCCTACATCACCACCACCACGCAGATGAGCCGACTCGTCGAGGCTCTGCGCGAAGCCGGCCATTGGACCGATCCCGCCATCCAGGAGACGCTGGAACGCACGTGGAAGGCGCAGGGGCTCGCCGTGCGGCCGGACCATGCGATGATCGGCCACACCGGCTTCCTTGTGGTCTCCCGCGCGATGGCGGAGGGGTTCGCGGCCCTGCGCAAACGCGACCGCGCCACCAAGGATACGACCACTGACATCGATTCGCTCACCCCCGAACAGCGCGAGGCCCAGCTGGACGATCTGGAGCTGCGCGACATTTCGGACCACAAGCTGCGCAAGGTGCTGCGCGACCTCGACCTGCAGACGTCCCGACTGTCGCAGGACGACCAGGCCTGCAAGCAAGGCGAGGCGACGGCGATCTGA
- a CDS encoding ImmA/IrrE family metallo-endopeptidase, whose translation MQKGSRQTGSLSIGSTQHASAFGAANQAGSFHITGGCSLDSFLDRAGREHIRVIEQPLPNGLCGAWHEASRTIFLHDRLNQRQRRCTLCHELIHARHHDPGCGSQYGIKCERRCRRETALALISPVDYGMAETVYEGNAWMMAVELGVTIQVLEDYRQLLYDSGVCAQ comes from the coding sequence ATGCAAAAGGGGTCACGGCAAACGGGTAGTCTGAGCATCGGCAGTACCCAGCACGCGAGCGCCTTCGGCGCGGCGAACCAGGCTGGGTCGTTTCATATCACCGGCGGATGCAGCCTGGATTCCTTCCTCGACCGTGCAGGGAGGGAGCATATCCGCGTCATCGAGCAGCCGCTGCCGAATGGGCTGTGTGGCGCATGGCATGAGGCGAGCCGCACGATATTCCTCCACGACAGGCTCAACCAGCGCCAGCGCCGCTGCACATTGTGCCACGAACTCATACACGCCAGACACCACGACCCCGGATGCGGCAGCCAATACGGAATCAAATGCGAGCGCCGTTGCCGTAGGGAGACGGCGCTGGCGTTGATCAGTCCGGTGGATTACGGCATGGCCGAGACGGTGTACGAGGGCAATGCGTGGATGATGGCCGTGGAATTGGGTGTCACCATCCAGGTGTTGGAGGACTACCGGCAGTTATTGTACGATTCCGGCGTGTGCGCGCAGTAG